A section of the Microbacterium sp. MM2322 genome encodes:
- a CDS encoding ABC transporter permease subunit, with protein MRDFDPNAFFPRFWIAVGETGLMVVVAFAGAAVIGVLLGLLLYASRPGNLLQNRAVFSVLNLIINVVRPIPFLIVAIALIPLTRYLFGTGLGPLPQTIPLIIVACVAIARVSESNLVAVNPGSIEAGAAMGASPARVLFTIVVPEALGPLTLGLTYILVALVDATAVAGVLGGGGLGSLAMNYGYQRFDWISVGIVVLALIVLVQLAQFLGNAVARKVMHR; from the coding sequence ATGCGTGACTTCGACCCGAATGCGTTCTTCCCCCGCTTCTGGATCGCGGTCGGCGAGACCGGACTCATGGTGGTCGTCGCCTTCGCGGGCGCCGCCGTCATCGGTGTGCTGCTCGGGCTGTTGCTCTACGCGAGCCGCCCCGGCAACCTCCTCCAGAACCGAGCGGTCTTCTCGGTGCTGAACCTCATCATCAACGTGGTCCGCCCGATCCCGTTCCTGATCGTGGCGATCGCCCTCATCCCGCTCACGAGGTACCTCTTCGGCACGGGTCTCGGCCCCCTGCCGCAGACGATCCCGCTCATCATCGTCGCGTGCGTCGCCATCGCCCGTGTCTCGGAATCCAACCTCGTCGCGGTGAACCCCGGCTCGATCGAGGCGGGCGCGGCCATGGGCGCGAGTCCCGCGCGGGTGCTGTTCACGATCGTCGTGCCCGAGGCCCTCGGCCCGCTCACCCTGGGACTGACCTACATCCTGGTCGCGCTCGTCGACGCGACCGCGGTCGCGGGAGTCCTCGGCGGCGGCGGGCTCGGGTCGCTCGCGATGAACTACGGCTATCAGCGGTTCGACTGGATCTCAGTCGGCATCGTCGTCCTCGCCCTCATCGTTCTCGTGCAGCTCGCCCAGTTCCTCGGCAACGCCGTGGCGCGGAAGGTGATGCACCGGTGA
- a CDS encoding acyl-CoA dehydrogenase family protein, with the protein MTRVTDAVARFAAVFDEVGRDAVARELDRRLPHAEVAALRDAGFTRVTVPEEFGGGGEPPSVLFALLAELGRRDPNLAQLLRSHFSFVDRTVLAAPSPERTRRLELIAGGAIVGNATHERSSAKVGSLSTTITSSTDGLRLDGTKFYSTGTLFADLVSVAAQDEDGALVAALVPTAASGVDLVDDWSGFGQRLTGSGTTVFRSVRVDEDAVSRRVVGGPSHGGAFVQLVLLAAVAGIGRAIVDDAVAFVQKRTRTYSHASAATAREDPLVQETIGRLSGLSFAADSALTAAAAGLDDSVAAQLAGVGGDDLREIIAPIEAATARAQLVVLPSVLEAATLLFEVGGASAVDTGLALDRHWRNARTLASHNPVAFKARAIGDLLLNDTPVPGWWSTGEA; encoded by the coding sequence ATGACCCGGGTGACGGATGCCGTGGCTCGCTTCGCCGCCGTGTTCGACGAGGTGGGGCGGGATGCGGTCGCCCGAGAGCTCGACCGCCGGCTGCCGCACGCGGAGGTCGCCGCGCTCCGCGACGCCGGCTTCACGCGGGTGACGGTGCCGGAGGAGTTCGGGGGCGGCGGCGAGCCGCCTTCGGTATTGTTCGCCCTGCTCGCCGAGCTCGGCCGCCGCGATCCGAACCTCGCCCAGCTGCTCCGCTCCCACTTCTCCTTCGTCGACCGCACGGTCCTCGCCGCGCCCTCCCCAGAACGGACCCGCAGGCTCGAGCTGATCGCCGGTGGCGCGATCGTCGGCAACGCGACGCACGAGCGTTCGAGCGCGAAAGTGGGTTCGCTGTCGACGACGATCACCTCGTCGACCGACGGGCTCCGCCTCGACGGCACGAAGTTCTACAGCACCGGCACCCTCTTCGCCGATCTGGTCTCGGTCGCCGCGCAGGACGAGGACGGTGCTCTCGTGGCGGCGCTCGTCCCCACCGCGGCATCCGGTGTCGACCTCGTCGACGACTGGAGCGGGTTCGGTCAACGCCTCACCGGCAGCGGGACGACGGTCTTCCGCTCCGTCCGCGTCGACGAGGATGCCGTGTCCCGCCGCGTCGTCGGCGGGCCCTCGCACGGTGGCGCGTTCGTGCAGCTCGTCCTCCTCGCCGCGGTCGCCGGGATCGGACGCGCGATCGTCGACGACGCGGTCGCGTTCGTGCAGAAGCGGACCCGCACCTACAGTCACGCCTCGGCGGCGACGGCTCGGGAGGATCCGCTCGTGCAGGAGACGATCGGGCGACTCTCGGGGCTGTCCTTCGCGGCGGACTCCGCCCTGACGGCGGCAGCGGCCGGTCTCGACGACTCGGTCGCGGCGCAGCTCGCCGGAGTCGGGGGCGACGACCTGCGCGAGATCATCGCCCCGATCGAAGCGGCGACAGCCCGGGCTCAGCTCGTCGTGCTGCCCTCGGTGTTGGAGGCGGCGACGCTCCTGTTCGAGGTGGGCGGTGCCAGTGCCGTCGACACCGGGCTCGCACTGGATCGACACTGGCGCAATGCCCGAACCCTGGCATCCCACAACCCCGTCGCCTTCAAGGCGCGGGCGATCGGCGACCTGCTGCTCAACGACACCCCGGTCCCCGGCTGGTGGAGCACCGGCGAGGCGTGA
- a CDS encoding NtaA/DmoA family FMN-dependent monooxygenase (This protein belongs to a clade of FMN-dependent monooxygenases, within a broader family of flavin-dependent oxidoreductases, the luciferase-like monooxygenase (LMM) family, some of whose members use coenzyme F420 rather than FMN.), producing the protein MVERKKLILNLFEMNTVSHITHGLWSLPGNNRHRVNDISYWIELAQILENGGFDGVFLADVVGAYDVFRGGPETAIREGLQIPSNDPLLVIPAMAAVTERLGFGVTFSTSYEPPFAFARRMSTLDHLTRGRVGWNIVTSYLPNAARNFGLADEIPKERRYAIADEFLDVVYKLWEGSWDDGAVIADAATKTYTDPSKVRYIDHVGENFRVAGPHLSEPSPQRTPVLYQATGSPAGIEFAGRHAELVFTGGRSTADFIRNVAQMREAAERHGRGREDLRFIVQAGVVVGRTEEEAADKWRTYRENTSVDGILAHAGFPFDPTAFPRETLVRDALAQAGVSDDAVPFAAPDSTIGDLLASVATGREGRFFVAGTPAVVADEIERWLDEDGIDGINLRQYHSFDTARDFAELVVPELRRRGRLLDGGPTLRERLFERGPRLPENHIAARYRGGANLDVPVAPLFG; encoded by the coding sequence ATGGTCGAGCGCAAGAAGCTCATCCTGAATCTGTTCGAGATGAACACGGTCAGCCACATCACCCATGGGTTGTGGTCGCTGCCGGGCAACAACCGGCACCGCGTCAACGACATCTCCTACTGGATCGAGCTTGCGCAGATCCTCGAGAACGGCGGGTTCGACGGGGTGTTCCTGGCCGACGTCGTCGGGGCGTACGACGTGTTCCGAGGCGGGCCAGAGACGGCGATCCGCGAGGGGCTGCAGATCCCCTCGAATGACCCGCTCCTCGTCATCCCCGCGATGGCGGCGGTGACTGAGCGGCTGGGCTTCGGCGTCACCTTCTCGACGAGCTACGAGCCTCCGTTCGCGTTCGCCCGTCGGATGTCGACCCTCGACCACCTGACGCGCGGACGGGTCGGATGGAACATCGTGACGTCGTACCTGCCCAACGCCGCGCGGAACTTCGGCCTCGCGGACGAAATCCCGAAGGAACGCCGATACGCGATCGCCGACGAGTTCCTCGACGTCGTCTACAAACTCTGGGAGGGGTCGTGGGACGACGGCGCGGTCATCGCGGATGCCGCGACCAAGACCTACACCGACCCCTCGAAGGTCCGCTACATCGACCATGTCGGCGAGAACTTCCGGGTCGCCGGCCCCCACCTGAGCGAGCCCTCGCCGCAGCGGACGCCCGTGCTGTACCAGGCGACCGGATCGCCCGCGGGGATCGAGTTCGCCGGGCGTCATGCGGAACTCGTCTTCACGGGCGGGCGCTCGACGGCCGACTTCATCCGCAACGTCGCGCAGATGCGTGAGGCGGCCGAGCGGCACGGCCGCGGGCGTGAGGACCTGCGGTTCATCGTTCAGGCCGGCGTCGTCGTCGGCCGCACCGAGGAGGAAGCCGCCGACAAGTGGCGCACCTACCGCGAGAACACGAGCGTCGACGGCATCCTCGCCCACGCCGGATTCCCGTTCGACCCGACCGCCTTCCCGCGCGAGACTCTCGTCCGCGACGCGCTCGCCCAGGCCGGAGTCTCGGACGACGCGGTGCCGTTCGCGGCCCCGGACTCGACGATCGGCGACCTGCTCGCCAGCGTCGCGACCGGACGCGAGGGCAGGTTCTTCGTCGCAGGCACCCCCGCCGTCGTCGCCGACGAGATCGAACGGTGGCTCGACGAGGACGGCATCGACGGCATCAACCTGCGGCAGTACCACTCCTTCGACACCGCCCGCGACTTCGCGGAGCTCGTCGTTCCCGAGCTCCGCAGGCGCGGACGCCTCCTCGACGGCGGTCCCACGCTGCGCGAGCGCCTCTTCGAACGCGGACCGCGGCTGCCCGAGAACCACATCGCCGCCCGGTACCGCGGCGGCGCGAACTTGGACGTGCCGGTCGCACCGCTGTTCGGCTGA
- a CDS encoding fasciclin domain-containing protein — protein MNKKLGIALATVVAGALALTASPASAHQATKPAGSIVDVAVAASGGGTPDKNGSDYDILVQALVATGLDKTLDDPKSTFTVFAPNDRAFERLVTDLTGTAPVSEAAALTAITSTFTADQISDILLYHVVAGKKLSPLKVLFSHEITMANGGTIEPRGLTLRDETPELKNPKLVLRAINIPASNGVIHTIDRVLVPGS, from the coding sequence ATGAACAAGAAGCTCGGAATCGCCCTCGCCACCGTGGTCGCGGGTGCACTCGCGCTGACAGCCTCCCCGGCTTCAGCCCACCAGGCGACGAAGCCGGCTGGCTCGATCGTCGATGTCGCCGTCGCCGCGTCTGGCGGCGGTACTCCGGACAAGAACGGGTCGGACTACGACATCCTCGTTCAGGCCCTCGTGGCAACCGGCCTCGACAAGACGCTGGACGACCCGAAGTCGACGTTCACTGTCTTCGCGCCCAACGATCGCGCCTTCGAACGCCTGGTGACCGATCTGACCGGCACGGCGCCGGTCTCCGAGGCGGCAGCGCTCACGGCCATCACCTCGACGTTCACGGCCGACCAGATCAGCGACATCCTGCTATACCACGTGGTCGCGGGCAAGAAGCTGTCGCCGCTCAAGGTGCTCTTCTCCCACGAGATCACCATGGCCAACGGTGGCACCATCGAGCCGCGCGGCCTCACCCTTCGCGACGAGACGCCGGAGCTGAAGAACCCGAAGCTCGTCCTGCGCGCCATCAACATCCCCGCGTCGAACGGCGTCATCCACACGATCGACCGGGTGCTCGTCCCGGGCTCCTGA
- a CDS encoding alpha/beta hydrolase: MEQRSPIESDTRHPHPPFDPDVRRALAERDDVVTGLAASDIPALRAGAVAPSREAYTLGGKFDDREVGTVSADGTRVRLVVLTPHGVSGPHPVLFHVHGGGMVVGSAYDVLPELGGLALDLGCAIVSVDYRLAPEQPYPAPLDDVYAGWEWIVREGAAFGLDPARVIVHGVSAGGGLAAGAVLRARDEDGPAAIGQMLVYPMLDHRNDSASARQMEGVGAWDRRANATGWAAYLGALDRATVPPYASPALADDLSGLPATFLEVGSAETFRDEDVDYARRIWAAGGEAELHVWPGGAHAFDALVPDAPLSRDAREARVRWLRRLLAP, encoded by the coding sequence ATGGAGCAACGGAGCCCCATCGAGAGCGACACCCGGCACCCCCATCCCCCGTTCGATCCCGACGTCCGGCGAGCGCTCGCGGAGCGCGACGACGTCGTGACCGGGCTCGCGGCGAGCGACATCCCGGCCCTCCGCGCCGGCGCCGTCGCGCCCTCCCGCGAGGCATACACGCTCGGCGGGAAGTTCGACGACCGCGAGGTCGGCACCGTGTCGGCGGACGGCACCCGCGTGCGTCTCGTGGTGCTCACCCCGCACGGAGTCTCGGGCCCGCACCCCGTGCTGTTCCACGTGCACGGCGGCGGCATGGTCGTCGGGAGCGCCTACGACGTGCTGCCCGAGCTGGGGGGGCTGGCGCTCGATCTCGGGTGCGCGATCGTCTCGGTGGACTACCGACTCGCCCCTGAGCAGCCCTACCCCGCCCCGCTCGACGACGTGTATGCCGGGTGGGAGTGGATCGTTCGCGAGGGTGCCGCCTTCGGCCTCGACCCCGCACGCGTCATCGTCCACGGCGTGAGCGCCGGCGGGGGGTTGGCCGCCGGCGCCGTGCTGCGCGCGCGGGACGAGGACGGACCCGCGGCGATCGGCCAGATGCTGGTCTACCCCATGCTCGATCACCGCAACGACTCGGCATCCGCTCGGCAGATGGAGGGCGTCGGCGCCTGGGACCGCCGAGCGAACGCGACGGGCTGGGCGGCGTACCTCGGAGCGCTCGACCGAGCCACCGTGCCGCCCTATGCGTCTCCTGCTCTCGCGGACGATCTGAGCGGCCTGCCGGCGACCTTTCTCGAGGTGGGGTCGGCCGAGACGTTCCGCGATGAGGACGTCGACTACGCCCGGCGCATCTGGGCCGCCGGCGGCGAGGCGGAGCTTCACGTCTGGCCGGGCGGAGCACACGCGTTCGACGCGCTGGTTCCCGACGCGCCGCTGTCGCGCGACGCCCGCGAGGCCCGAGTCCGCTGGCTGCGCCGACTGCTCGCGCCCTGA
- a CDS encoding LacI family DNA-binding transcriptional regulator, which yields MTLADVARASGMSRTTASLVLSGRGDEMRIAEASQERVRLVAAELGYRPNMISAGLRSGTSRTLGFISDSVATSQLAGDMIKGALEGARRHGHMLFIGEYEGDESERERLIDAMLDRQVDGVIMASMFTRERPVPAALVHRNVVLLNTLPEGPAKNAHAILPDELDAGRRAARLLLDRGHRDIHLIGAGPSLTEVPRGTVAGRERLTGILDELADAGVSPASGRMLSIWLPTDGWKATADLIASGVRSGAIIAFNDRIAFGAYQAISEAGLTVPDDFSIVSFDDHQLASWVHPGLTTFAIPHFELGLRAVEMLLTSSPDAPASVERITMPLRSRGSVRTLEA from the coding sequence GTGACGCTCGCCGATGTCGCGCGCGCCTCGGGAATGTCGCGGACGACGGCGTCGCTCGTGCTGTCGGGCCGGGGCGACGAGATGCGCATCGCCGAAGCCTCCCAGGAACGCGTGCGACTCGTCGCCGCCGAACTCGGGTATCGCCCCAACATGATCTCGGCCGGCCTTCGGAGCGGGACGAGTCGGACGCTCGGGTTCATCTCCGATTCCGTCGCCACCTCGCAGCTCGCCGGCGACATGATCAAAGGCGCGCTCGAAGGCGCCCGACGTCACGGCCACATGCTCTTCATCGGCGAGTACGAGGGCGACGAGTCCGAGCGCGAGCGCCTCATCGACGCGATGCTCGACCGCCAGGTCGACGGCGTCATCATGGCGTCGATGTTCACGCGCGAGCGGCCGGTTCCGGCCGCACTCGTCCATCGGAACGTGGTGCTCCTCAACACGCTGCCCGAGGGGCCGGCGAAGAACGCGCACGCGATCCTGCCGGACGAATTGGATGCCGGGCGTCGCGCGGCCCGGCTTCTCCTCGATCGCGGGCACCGCGACATCCACCTCATCGGGGCGGGTCCCTCGCTCACCGAGGTTCCCCGCGGCACGGTCGCCGGGCGGGAACGATTGACCGGGATCCTGGACGAGCTCGCCGACGCCGGGGTCTCCCCCGCATCCGGCCGGATGCTGAGCATCTGGCTCCCCACGGACGGGTGGAAAGCGACCGCGGACCTCATCGCCTCGGGAGTCCGCTCGGGGGCGATCATCGCGTTCAACGACCGCATCGCCTTCGGTGCGTACCAGGCGATCTCCGAAGCCGGGCTGACCGTGCCCGACGACTTCTCGATCGTCTCGTTCGACGACCACCAGCTCGCAAGCTGGGTTCACCCGGGCCTCACGACCTTCGCGATCCCCCACTTCGAGTTGGGGCTGCGCGCCGTCGAGATGCTGCTGACCTCGTCGCCCGACGCCCCGGCATCCGTCGAACGGATCACGATGCCGCTCCGCAGCCGCGGCTCGGTGCGCACCCTCGAGGCGTGA
- a CDS encoding extracellular solute-binding protein produces the protein MSRFTQHPLRPLILAGVLTSLAVGVTACAPPGGTSPAPQGSSTSDFGAEGPTCGDEDVVLSGYFETGFPLPKDLTDEFTKQYPNVTFDIREDQFAVITQNAPRVLQDSPPDLMRLPQMSELATDGLLLDLDPYAEAFGWTKWPESQLQQLRVDENGRRGSGPLYALGLNYSMTGVFYNKSLAEKIGMTEAPKTLDEFDAALKAAKDAGITPITQFNGGATGGLAFPLQALMASYADPAKINDWIFQQPGATIDTPENLEAAQHLKKWIDEGFFADDINSLDYAQMMSRFIGGDSLFMFDGDWESGNLDTQMPGEAGFFLMPPREEGGQIGAMSAPLTYGVAATAKHPDCAAFFLNWTATNEKARTIGVEVGGSHPMGPADAFMPPVKEGSTTAATLAAGAQLSEANGAMDFIANATGAIYAQSWTPNLQKLVAGEQTPEGLLSSVQADYESQIGN, from the coding sequence ATGTCTCGATTCACACAGCACCCCCTCCGTCCGCTGATTCTCGCCGGGGTTCTGACCTCGCTCGCCGTGGGCGTGACCGCCTGCGCCCCTCCCGGTGGAACAAGCCCTGCACCGCAGGGATCCTCCACCTCCGACTTCGGCGCCGAGGGTCCCACCTGCGGCGACGAGGACGTCGTCCTCAGCGGCTACTTCGAGACCGGCTTCCCGCTGCCGAAGGACCTCACCGACGAGTTCACGAAGCAGTACCCGAACGTGACCTTCGACATCCGCGAGGACCAGTTCGCCGTCATCACGCAGAACGCGCCGCGCGTGCTGCAGGACTCGCCGCCGGACCTCATGCGCCTGCCGCAGATGTCCGAGCTGGCCACCGACGGTCTGCTCCTCGACCTCGACCCGTACGCCGAGGCCTTCGGATGGACCAAGTGGCCCGAATCGCAGCTCCAGCAGCTGCGGGTCGACGAGAACGGTCGTCGCGGCAGCGGCCCGCTCTACGCGCTCGGCCTCAACTACTCGATGACCGGCGTCTTCTACAACAAGAGCCTGGCCGAGAAGATCGGCATGACCGAGGCCCCGAAGACCCTCGACGAGTTCGACGCCGCGCTGAAGGCTGCGAAGGATGCCGGGATCACGCCGATCACGCAGTTCAACGGCGGCGCGACCGGCGGTCTCGCCTTCCCGCTGCAGGCGCTCATGGCGTCGTACGCCGACCCGGCCAAGATCAACGACTGGATCTTCCAGCAGCCCGGCGCCACGATCGACACCCCGGAGAACCTCGAGGCGGCACAGCACCTCAAGAAGTGGATCGACGAGGGCTTCTTCGCCGACGACATCAACTCGCTCGACTACGCGCAGATGATGAGCCGCTTCATCGGCGGCGACTCGCTGTTCATGTTCGACGGCGACTGGGAGTCGGGAAACCTCGACACCCAGATGCCCGGCGAGGCCGGCTTCTTCCTCATGCCCCCGCGTGAAGAGGGTGGTCAGATCGGTGCGATGTCCGCTCCGCTGACCTATGGGGTCGCGGCCACGGCCAAGCACCCTGACTGCGCCGCGTTCTTCCTGAACTGGACGGCGACCAACGAGAAGGCGCGCACCATCGGCGTCGAGGTCGGCGGCTCGCACCCGATGGGCCCGGCCGACGCGTTCATGCCTCCCGTCAAGGAAGGCTCGACCACGGCGGCGACGCTCGCCGCCGGCGCTCAGCTCTCCGAGGCGAACGGCGCGATGGACTTCATCGCCAACGCGACGGGCGCGATCTACGCCCAGAGCTGGACGCCCAACCTGCAGAAGCTCGTCGCCGGCGAGCAGACCCCCGAGGGCCTGCTGTCCTCGGTGCAGGCCGACTACGAAAGCCAAATCGGGAACTGA
- a CDS encoding sugar ABC transporter permease, giving the protein MVSAPPAAAPVVSTGAAALDSGAAQRRRRRKFRASLAAYLLVLPAAGFYIFFVLRPIALSAQYSFYEWNGIGPATWVGFANYVEVFSNPKLTGAIGNAFELIIYFSIIPVGIALVAANMIRAIAASRLAAISRTVLFLPQVIPLVAAGIMWSWQLSTNGLVNQLLGLFGLGGVTRAWLGDFSTALPAVGVIGAWVQVGLCLVLILAGMTKIDPALYEAARIDGAGPIREFFSITLPGVRQEVAVCVTVTVIAALASFDIIYIATQGGPGDSTLVPGLQIFYLAFYQREVGTASAFAIVLMALVLLIVLPLQRILRGKES; this is encoded by the coding sequence ATGGTCTCTGCTCCTCCTGCTGCTGCGCCGGTGGTCTCCACCGGCGCAGCAGCGCTCGACTCGGGGGCGGCTCAGCGCCGCCGCCGGCGTAAGTTCCGCGCGAGCCTCGCGGCGTACCTGCTGGTGCTGCCCGCCGCGGGCTTCTACATCTTCTTCGTGCTGCGGCCGATCGCCCTGTCGGCGCAGTACTCGTTCTACGAATGGAACGGCATCGGCCCGGCGACGTGGGTCGGCTTCGCCAACTACGTCGAGGTCTTCAGCAACCCGAAGCTGACGGGTGCGATCGGTAACGCGTTCGAGCTGATCATCTACTTCAGCATCATCCCCGTCGGCATCGCCCTCGTGGCCGCCAACATGATCCGCGCGATCGCCGCGAGCCGTCTGGCCGCCATCTCGCGGACCGTCCTCTTCCTGCCGCAGGTCATCCCGCTCGTCGCCGCCGGCATCATGTGGAGTTGGCAGCTGTCAACCAACGGCCTGGTCAACCAGCTGCTCGGTCTGTTCGGCCTCGGCGGGGTGACCCGTGCGTGGCTCGGCGACTTCTCGACCGCTCTTCCCGCCGTCGGCGTGATCGGCGCGTGGGTGCAGGTCGGGCTCTGCCTCGTCCTCATCCTGGCGGGCATGACGAAGATCGATCCCGCGCTCTACGAAGCCGCGCGCATCGACGGCGCCGGCCCCATCCGCGAGTTCTTCAGCATCACGCTCCCGGGCGTCCGCCAGGAGGTCGCGGTGTGCGTCACGGTCACCGTGATCGCCGCGCTCGCGAGCTTCGACATCATCTACATCGCCACGCAGGGCGGCCCCGGCGACAGCACTCTCGTCCCGGGCCTCCAGATCTTCTATCTCGCGTTCTACCAGCGTGAGGTCGGAACGGCGTCGGCGTTCGCCATCGTCCTCATGGCCCTCGTCCTTCTCATCGTCCTGCCGCTGCAGCGCATCCTCCGAGGGAAAGAATCGTGA
- a CDS encoding carbohydrate ABC transporter permease gives MIVRAREKWLGRVLLIILMLVTIMPFISLFVTALHAPGTYPSGLEWPAEPRWDNFVTAFQSANMAALLGSSFLIEIAVVPAAVLFATLAGFALGHLRPAGGRIVFVAFILGLTLPFEGIITPLYFQIREMGLLNTRWAIILPLIGLFMPFAVMWMRAHFITMPADLSEAARMDGATTWQLFWRIHIPLSVPALSSLAILLFLWTWNQFLLAIVLVNDPEKRTMAGALGAFQGQYGTDIPLLCAGSLLILTPTLIIFLIFQRHFVSALMQGSLKG, from the coding sequence GTGATCGTCCGCGCACGCGAGAAGTGGCTCGGCCGCGTCTTGCTGATCATCCTGATGCTCGTCACGATCATGCCGTTCATCAGCCTCTTCGTGACCGCGCTTCATGCGCCGGGCACCTACCCCAGTGGCCTCGAATGGCCGGCCGAACCCCGGTGGGACAACTTCGTCACGGCGTTCCAGTCCGCGAACATGGCGGCGTTGCTCGGATCGAGCTTCCTCATCGAGATCGCCGTGGTCCCGGCGGCCGTGCTGTTCGCGACCCTCGCCGGGTTCGCGCTCGGCCACCTCCGCCCCGCCGGTGGGCGCATCGTGTTCGTCGCGTTCATCCTCGGCCTGACGCTCCCGTTCGAGGGCATCATCACGCCGCTGTACTTCCAGATCCGCGAGATGGGCCTGCTGAACACCCGGTGGGCGATCATCCTGCCGCTCATCGGGCTGTTCATGCCGTTCGCCGTCATGTGGATGCGGGCGCACTTCATCACGATGCCGGCCGACCTCTCCGAGGCCGCCCGCATGGACGGTGCGACGACGTGGCAGCTCTTCTGGCGCATCCACATCCCGCTGTCGGTCCCGGCGCTGTCGTCGCTGGCGATCCTGCTGTTCCTGTGGACCTGGAACCAGTTCCTGCTCGCGATCGTCCTCGTCAACGATCCCGAGAAGCGCACGATGGCCGGTGCGCTGGGAGCATTCCAGGGACAGTACGGCACCGACATCCCGCTGCTGTGCGCCGGGTCGCTCCTCATCCTCACCCCGACGCTGATCATCTTCCTGATCTTCCAGCGCCACTTCGTCTCCGCCCTGATGCAGGGGTCGCTGAAGGGCTGA
- a CDS encoding glycosyl hydrolase family 32, translated as MAFAPDGHWVWDFWVADDGETFHLYYLRAPTALGDPELRHRNARIGHATSADLTDWTDHGEVLGPGAAGAFDETATWTGSVVRGDDGLWRMFYTGAAFLEASSARNIESIGMATSADLHRWDKRDGFVVRAAGEYYEKLGDTAWPEEAWRDPWVFRDPAGDGWHMLITARGKDADTATGGVVGHAWSPDLDTWTVQPPLTEPSQAFAHLEVLQVADIDGTAVVLFSAVRADGVEGVWAAPADALVRDVPVDDARLLLPVPAYAARVVTDRAGAAVVLAFTRDDHGAPAGITDPIHAGPLWRDARGLG; from the coding sequence GTGGCGTTCGCTCCCGACGGGCACTGGGTGTGGGACTTCTGGGTCGCTGACGACGGCGAGACGTTCCACCTGTATTACCTGCGCGCGCCCACCGCTCTCGGCGACCCGGAGCTGCGGCACCGCAACGCGCGCATCGGGCACGCGACCTCGGCGGATCTGACCGACTGGACCGATCACGGCGAGGTCCTCGGGCCCGGCGCGGCGGGGGCGTTCGACGAGACGGCCACCTGGACGGGATCCGTCGTCCGCGGTGACGACGGCCTGTGGCGCATGTTCTACACGGGTGCGGCGTTCCTCGAGGCGTCCTCGGCGCGGAACATCGAGTCGATCGGCATGGCGACCTCCGCCGACCTCCACAGGTGGGACAAACGCGACGGGTTCGTCGTCCGCGCAGCGGGGGAGTACTACGAGAAGCTCGGCGATACCGCCTGGCCCGAGGAAGCCTGGCGGGATCCGTGGGTCTTCCGCGATCCCGCCGGCGACGGCTGGCACATGCTGATCACCGCACGGGGGAAGGATGCCGACACCGCGACCGGCGGCGTCGTCGGACACGCGTGGTCGCCCGACCTCGACACCTGGACGGTACAGCCGCCGCTCACCGAGCCGTCGCAGGCATTCGCCCATCTCGAGGTGCTGCAGGTCGCCGACATCGACGGCACCGCCGTCGTCCTGTTCTCCGCCGTGCGGGCCGACGGAGTGGAGGGCGTGTGGGCGGCACCGGCCGACGCGCTCGTCCGCGACGTGCCGGTCGACGACGCGCGGCTCTTGCTTCCCGTTCCCGCCTACGCGGCCCGCGTGGTGACCGACCGGGCGGGGGCGGCGGTCGTCCTGGCCTTCACGCGCGACGATCACGGGGCGCCTGCGGGCATCACCGATCCGATCCACGCGGGTCCGCTCTGGCGCGACGCCCGCGGTCTGGGATGA
- a CDS encoding DUF1304 domain-containing protein, which translates to MIIAGLVFAALGALIHVYIFFLESIAWTGAAARRTFGTTDATVEITKPFAYNQGFYNLFLAISVFLGIVFVATGSTAIGATLVFVGAGSMVAAGLVLLLSDRSKARAAMIQLTAPLLGVVLLAIGLAL; encoded by the coding sequence ATGATCATCGCCGGTTTGGTGTTCGCGGCGCTCGGCGCCCTCATCCACGTCTACATCTTCTTCCTCGAGTCCATAGCGTGGACGGGGGCCGCAGCGCGACGCACATTCGGGACGACCGACGCGACCGTCGAGATCACGAAGCCGTTCGCCTACAACCAGGGCTTCTACAACCTCTTCCTCGCCATCTCGGTCTTCCTCGGCATCGTCTTCGTCGCCACCGGGTCGACCGCGATCGGTGCGACGCTCGTGTTCGTCGGCGCGGGGTCGATGGTCGCTGCGGGGCTGGTGCTCCTCCTCTCCGACCGCTCGAAGGCACGCGCCGCCATGATCCAGCTCACCGCGCCGCTCCTGGGAGTGGTGCTGCTCGCGATCGGCCTGGCGCTCTGA